One Loxodonta africana isolate mLoxAfr1 chromosome 6, mLoxAfr1.hap2, whole genome shotgun sequence DNA window includes the following coding sequences:
- the SNORC gene encoding protein SNORC, translating to MMTSSLPLRVVLLLLSGVLAPAVLTAEGPQEPAPTLWNEPAELPSGEDPAESTSPAREPEATGAPAATASSGPEDSTARERLDQGSGALGPGAIAAIVVAALLATCVVLALVVVALRKFTAS from the exons ATGATGACGTCCTCTCTACCCCTGCGCgtggtgctgctgctgctctCGGGGGTCTTGGCCCCCGCGGTGCTCACAG CCGAGGGCCCGCAGGAGCCAGCGCCAACGCTGTGGAACGAGCCCGCCGAGCTGCCCTCGGGAGAAGACCCCGCAGAGAGCACGAGCCCCGCCAGGGAGCCCGAGGCCACTGGAGCCCCGGCTGCCACTGCCTCATCAGGGCCAGAGGACAGCACAGCGCGGGAGAGGCTGGACCAGGGCAGCG GTGCGCTGGGGCCCGGCGCCATCGCCGCCATCGTCGTCGCTGCCCTGCTGGCCACCTGCGTGGTGCTGGCGCTAGTGGTCGTCGCGCTGAGGAAGTTTACCGCCTCCTGA